A genomic region of Arachis stenosperma cultivar V10309 chromosome 9, arast.V10309.gnm1.PFL2, whole genome shotgun sequence contains the following coding sequences:
- the LOC130951005 gene encoding tropinone reductase homolog isoform X2: MGERKLNFKDKRWSLHGMTALVTGGSRGIGYAIVEELAEFGAAVHVCARNEADIDKCVEEWKNKGLNVTGSVCDVSSRDQRQHLIETVSSIFHGKLNILEP, from the coding sequence ATGGGGGAAAGGAAGCTGAACTTCAAAGATAAACGATGGTCACTCCATGGAATGACAGCTCTAGTCACAGGAGGATCTCGAGGTATTGGGTATGCAATAGTGGAAGAGTTAGCCGAATTTGGGGCAGCAGTTCATGTATGTGCACGAAATGAAGCAGATATTGATAAGTGTGTGGAAGAGTGGAAAAACAAAGGATTAAATGTCACGGGATCTGTTTGTGATGTTTCATCCCGTGATCAACGTCAACATTTAATAGAAACTGTTTCTTCCATCTTTCATGGCAAACTCAACATTCTA